A window of Xylophilus sp. GW821-FHT01B05 contains these coding sequences:
- a CDS encoding heparan-alpha-glucosaminide N-acetyltransferase translates to MLPLSSPGPVTKRRADAVDALRGTAVVWMTAFHFCFDLGYHGLWRQNFLGDPFWTWQRTAIVSLFLFCAGLGQALAVGQGQDWARFWRRWAQVAGCALLVTAGSWWLFPRSFIYFGVLHGLALMLIVARLTAGGGGWLWPLGALAIASPWLADALLQGSALAPVFNGRALNWLGWITHKPITEDYVPVFPWLGVLWWGVAAGTWVQRQRPQWLRAEAGGALRPLAWLGRHSLSWYMLHQPVLLGALALLAAWQRGS, encoded by the coding sequence ATGCTGCCTCTTTCATCCCCAGGCCCTGTAACCAAGCGCCGCGCCGACGCGGTCGATGCCCTGCGCGGCACGGCGGTGGTCTGGATGACCGCCTTCCACTTCTGCTTTGACCTGGGCTACCACGGCCTCTGGCGCCAGAACTTCCTGGGCGACCCGTTCTGGACCTGGCAGCGCACGGCGATCGTCAGCCTGTTCCTGTTTTGCGCCGGCCTGGGCCAGGCGCTGGCGGTGGGGCAGGGCCAGGACTGGGCGCGCTTCTGGCGCCGCTGGGCGCAGGTGGCGGGCTGCGCGCTGCTGGTCACGGCCGGTTCCTGGTGGCTGTTTCCGCGCAGCTTCATCTACTTTGGCGTGCTGCACGGGCTGGCGCTGATGCTGATCGTGGCGCGGCTCACGGCGGGCGGCGGCGGCTGGCTCTGGCCATTGGGCGCGCTGGCCATCGCCTCGCCCTGGCTGGCCGATGCGCTGCTGCAGGGCAGTGCGCTGGCGCCGGTCTTCAATGGCCGTGCGCTCAACTGGCTGGGTTGGATCACGCACAAACCCATCACCGAAGACTACGTGCCGGTCTTCCCCTGGCTGGGCGTGCTCTGGTGGGGCGTGGCGGCCGGCACTTGGGTGCAGCGGCAAAGGCCGCAGTGGCTGCGCGCAGAGGCCGGCGGCGCGCTGCGCCCACTCGCCTGGCTGGGGCGCCACAGCCTGTCCTGGTACATGCTGCACCAGCCGGTGCTGCTGGGCGCGCTGGCTTTACTGGCGGCCTGGCAGCGTGGTAGCTAA
- a CDS encoding DUF2274 domain-containing protein yields the protein MTTRKLRLGPLPKTESTKLTFACPASLKADLDRYAALHAQAYGEAVDAVTLIPHMLEAFIAGDRGFRKAGASKAPPPRPS from the coding sequence ATGACGACGCGCAAGCTGCGGCTCGGCCCGCTGCCGAAAACCGAATCCACGAAGCTGACCTTTGCCTGCCCGGCCAGCCTGAAAGCCGACCTCGACCGCTACGCCGCGCTGCACGCGCAGGCGTATGGCGAGGCGGTCGATGCCGTGACGCTGATCCCGCACATGCTGGAAGCGTTCATCGCCGGCGACCGGGGATTCAGGAAGGCGGGGGCGAGCAAGGCGCCGCCGCCGAGGCCGAGTTGA
- a CDS encoding TrbI/VirB10 family protein, with protein MSDETPDLAAPHAAGKIAPEAVALRAQPRPVTRLNRRTLAILAGGLAVAVLGALMWSLQPQRRGAGEQTELYNVDRVSKSEGLDALPADYSKLPPALPPTVPELGPPLPGDLGPAIVKSQQPVTAAYAAPGHDSNDALRKEAQAAAGSSVFFRSGTQKAAPVAQSQATAAPGFAANAAFDPMAAGPASTAAQPADPTAVQNRQDQKEAFLKAGSTETRNSGNLTLPASPYQVMAGTVIAGALVTGIKSDLPGDVIATVTEPLYDTATGRFLLIPQGSRILGRYNSQVSYGQSRVQVVWNRIILPDTSSLTLDNLVGADPAGYAGLEDDVDYHWGRIFAGAALTTLLGVGSELAAPENRQDGDRIIIAGRDSAQDSINQVGQEMTRRNMNIQPTLTERPGLPVRIIANRDLVLRPYQPLFFNKGTSR; from the coding sequence ATGAGTGACGAGACTCCCGACCTCGCCGCGCCGCATGCAGCGGGCAAGATCGCACCCGAGGCGGTGGCGCTACGCGCCCAGCCGCGCCCGGTCACACGCCTGAACCGGCGCACGCTGGCCATCCTCGCCGGCGGCCTGGCGGTCGCCGTGCTCGGTGCGCTGATGTGGTCGCTGCAACCGCAGCGGCGTGGTGCTGGTGAGCAGACCGAGCTTTACAACGTCGATCGCGTCTCCAAGTCCGAAGGGCTGGATGCGCTGCCGGCGGACTACTCCAAGCTGCCGCCGGCCTTGCCGCCCACGGTGCCCGAGCTGGGGCCGCCGCTGCCGGGCGATCTTGGCCCGGCCATCGTCAAGTCGCAGCAGCCGGTGACGGCCGCCTATGCGGCCCCCGGCCACGACTCGAACGATGCGCTGCGCAAGGAAGCCCAAGCGGCCGCGGGTTCATCGGTGTTCTTTCGCTCTGGCACGCAGAAGGCCGCGCCGGTGGCGCAGTCGCAGGCTACCGCCGCGCCGGGCTTCGCCGCCAATGCGGCGTTCGACCCGATGGCTGCCGGGCCAGCCTCCACGGCGGCCCAGCCTGCCGACCCGACGGCGGTACAGAACCGGCAAGACCAGAAAGAGGCGTTCCTGAAAGCCGGAAGTACGGAAACCCGCAATTCCGGCAATCTGACGCTGCCGGCCTCGCCATATCAGGTGATGGCCGGGACGGTCATCGCCGGGGCGCTGGTGACGGGCATCAAGTCGGACTTGCCGGGCGACGTGATCGCCACGGTGACGGAGCCGCTCTATGACACGGCTACCGGGCGCTTTCTGCTGATCCCGCAGGGTTCGCGCATCCTGGGCCGCTACAACAGCCAGGTCAGCTACGGGCAGAGCCGCGTGCAGGTGGTGTGGAACCGGATCATCCTGCCCGACACGTCTTCGCTCACGCTCGACAACCTGGTCGGAGCCGACCCGGCCGGCTATGCCGGGCTGGAAGACGACGTGGACTACCACTGGGGCCGCATCTTCGCTGGCGCAGCGTTGACCACACTGCTGGGCGTCGGCTCCGAGCTGGCCGCGCCCGAGAACCGCCAGGATGGCGACCGCATCATCATCGCCGGGCGTGACAGCGCGCAGGACAGCATCAATCAGGTCGGGCAGGAGATGACCCGGCGCAACATGAACATCCAGCCGACGCTGACCGAGCGGCCGGGCCTGCCGGTTCGCATCATCGCCAACCGCGACTTGGTGCTGCGGCCCTACCAGCCGTTGTTCTTCAACAAGGGGACTTCACGATGA
- the trbG gene encoding P-type conjugative transfer protein TrbG, with the protein MNLPFRFYAFVLMFAALSGCASQGKPPPSISLDEPVQAQPLPEPSKPVEVVAVPEPLALPAQLKPLPEVDEATPAPEPADEKVRVSRANAEARIAPTREGYVNAIQVWPYSDGALYQVYAAPGRVTVVSLQPGEELVTVAAGDTVRWIVGDTSSGSGEALRVNVLVKPTRSGLKTNLVITTSRRTYLLELTSTEKAWMASVSWDYPKDRMLALQRQSQAAQTAAPVDTGLALEKIRFRYAISGSNPPWKPQRAFDDGEKVYIQFPPGIAQGELPPLFVIGTQGDGQLVNYRFRSPYYIVDRLLGAAELRLGGDGGDVVRIERTDGVARRN; encoded by the coding sequence ATGAACCTGCCTTTCCGCTTTTACGCTTTCGTGCTGATGTTCGCGGCCCTGTCGGGATGCGCCTCGCAGGGCAAGCCGCCGCCGTCCATTTCGCTCGATGAGCCGGTGCAGGCGCAGCCGTTGCCCGAGCCGTCCAAGCCGGTTGAAGTCGTCGCCGTGCCCGAGCCGCTGGCGCTGCCGGCGCAGTTGAAGCCGCTGCCGGAGGTGGACGAGGCCACGCCCGCGCCGGAGCCGGCCGACGAGAAGGTGCGGGTGTCGCGCGCCAATGCCGAGGCCCGCATCGCGCCGACCCGCGAGGGCTACGTCAATGCGATCCAAGTGTGGCCGTACAGCGACGGCGCGTTGTATCAAGTCTATGCCGCACCGGGGCGCGTCACCGTGGTCTCGCTCCAGCCCGGCGAGGAACTTGTCACCGTCGCCGCTGGCGATACCGTGCGCTGGATCGTGGGCGACACGTCCAGCGGCAGCGGCGAGGCGCTGCGCGTCAACGTGCTGGTCAAGCCCACTCGCTCGGGCCTGAAAACCAATCTGGTCATCACCACCAGCCGGCGGACGTACCTGCTGGAACTGACCTCGACGGAAAAGGCATGGATGGCGTCGGTTTCATGGGACTACCCCAAAGACCGGATGCTGGCTTTGCAGCGCCAGTCGCAGGCCGCACAGACAGCCGCGCCGGTCGATACCGGCTTGGCGTTGGAGAAGATCCGCTTCCGCTACGCGATCAGCGGCAGCAACCCGCCGTGGAAGCCGCAACGGGCCTTCGATGATGGAGAAAAGGTCTATATCCAGTTCCCGCCGGGTATCGCCCAAGGCGAACTGCCGCCGCTGTTCGTCATCGGCACGCAGGGTGACGGCCAGCTCGTCAATTACCGTTTCCGCTCGCCGTACTACATCGTGGATCGCCTCCTTGGCGCGGCCGAACTGCGCCTGGGCGGCGATGGTGGTGACGTGGTGCGGATCGAGCGCACTGACGGCGTGGCGCGGAGGAACTGA
- the trbF gene encoding conjugal transfer protein TrbF translates to MRFKRPQVRYADTPQPATPYQAAAQVWDERIGSARVQAKNWRLMAFGCLTLALLMAGGLVWRSAQSIVTPYVIEVDQSGQVRTVGEAATPYRPADAQIAHHLARFVTLVRSLSIDPIVVRQNWLDAYDYTTDKGAAVLNDYASKNDPFARVGRESVTVQITSVTRASYASFNVRWTEQRFVNGAPAGTERWNAVLSTVLQTPRTEQRLRKNPLGIYVNGLSWSRELDSSEGAKP, encoded by the coding sequence ATGCGATTCAAACGACCGCAGGTGCGCTATGCCGATACGCCGCAGCCTGCCACTCCGTATCAAGCCGCCGCGCAGGTGTGGGACGAGCGTATCGGCTCGGCCCGCGTGCAGGCGAAGAACTGGCGGCTGATGGCCTTCGGCTGCCTCACGCTCGCGCTGCTGATGGCCGGCGGTTTGGTGTGGCGCTCGGCGCAGTCCATCGTGACGCCCTACGTCATCGAAGTCGATCAATCCGGCCAAGTGCGTACCGTGGGCGAGGCCGCCACGCCGTATCGGCCCGCCGATGCGCAGATTGCGCATCACCTGGCGCGCTTCGTGACGCTGGTGCGCTCCCTGTCCATCGACCCCATCGTTGTGCGGCAGAACTGGCTCGATGCCTATGACTACACCACCGACAAGGGCGCGGCCGTGCTCAACGACTACGCGAGCAAGAACGATCCGTTCGCCCGCGTCGGCCGCGAGTCGGTGACGGTGCAGATCACCAGCGTCACACGCGCGAGCTATGCCTCGTTCAACGTCCGCTGGACGGAACAGCGGTTCGTCAATGGCGCACCCGCTGGCACCGAACGCTGGAACGCCGTGCTTTCAACCGTCCTGCAAACCCCGCGTACAGAACAGCGCCTGCGCAAGAACCCGCTGGGTATCTACGTCAACGGCCTGTCGTGGAGCCGCGAACTGGATTCTTCCGAAGGAGCCAAGCCATGA
- the trbL gene encoding P-type conjugative transfer protein TrbL, whose translation MNDVTIIDRFLDTFSRYIDSGFGLLQGEVAFLTATLIVIDMTIAGLYWAMSHATGQGEDVIAKLLRKVLYVGAFAYIIDNFNWLAGIVFRSFAGLGLTATGSTMTMENFLQPGRLAKTGIDAGAPILDQIGDMAGFPEVFVNIDPIVVMFLAWLTVILCFFVLAIQLFITLIEFKLTTLAGFVLVPFALWNKTSFLAEKVLGNVVSSGIKVLVLAVIVGIGSGLFAEFQVHPDEPSIDHALVVMLASLALLALGIYGPGIATGLVSGAPQLGAGAMAGAAVGAAGTAVAIGAAATGVGGAVAAGARMAPAAAKLAGAGARAATSAAGSARSAFQAGSAAAGGGAKGAMAGLGNVAKTGAQSAGRSAASGASGAAQKMTSSFRAGWNGTEAGGGAAPGAAGAGQAAAGEATDSAASSQKQEQPAWAKRMHRRQQITHAATTAAHTLRGGDGGGSGQGPSLRGSDD comes from the coding sequence ATGAACGACGTGACCATCATCGATCGCTTCCTCGATACGTTCTCGCGCTACATCGACTCCGGGTTCGGCTTGCTGCAAGGCGAAGTGGCGTTCCTGACGGCCACGCTGATCGTCATCGACATGACCATCGCCGGCTTGTATTGGGCCATGAGCCACGCCACCGGCCAGGGCGAGGACGTGATCGCCAAGCTGCTGCGCAAGGTGCTCTACGTCGGTGCCTTCGCCTACATCATCGACAACTTCAACTGGCTGGCCGGCATCGTGTTCCGCTCGTTCGCCGGGCTGGGCCTGACGGCCACCGGCTCGACCATGACGATGGAGAACTTCCTGCAACCGGGGCGGCTGGCCAAGACCGGCATCGACGCCGGGGCGCCGATCCTCGACCAGATCGGCGACATGGCCGGCTTCCCCGAAGTCTTCGTGAACATCGACCCCATCGTGGTGATGTTCCTCGCCTGGCTCACCGTCATCCTGTGTTTCTTCGTGCTGGCGATCCAGCTTTTCATCACGCTGATCGAGTTCAAGTTGACGACGCTGGCCGGCTTCGTGCTGGTGCCGTTCGCGCTTTGGAACAAGACCTCGTTTCTCGCCGAAAAGGTGCTCGGCAATGTGGTGTCGTCGGGCATCAAGGTCTTGGTGCTGGCCGTCATCGTCGGCATCGGCTCGGGCCTGTTCGCAGAGTTCCAGGTTCATCCCGACGAACCCTCCATCGACCACGCCCTTGTCGTGATGCTGGCCTCGCTCGCGCTGCTGGCGCTGGGCATCTATGGGCCGGGCATCGCCACCGGCCTCGTGTCCGGTGCGCCGCAGCTCGGCGCTGGCGCGATGGCGGGTGCCGCTGTCGGTGCCGCCGGCACGGCCGTTGCCATCGGTGCCGCCGCGACCGGGGTCGGTGGCGCCGTAGCGGCCGGCGCACGCATGGCGCCTGCGGCCGCCAAGCTGGCCGGCGCCGGTGCGCGGGCCGCCACCTCGGCGGCCGGTAGCGCACGCTCGGCGTTCCAGGCCGGTTCCGCCGCTGCGGGCGGCGGCGCCAAGGGCGCGATGGCCGGCTTGGGCAATGTCGCCAAGACCGGCGCGCAGTCTGCCGGGCGCAGCGCCGCATCCGGGGCGTCCGGCGCGGCGCAGAAGATGACCAGCTCTTTCCGTGCTGGCTGGAACGGCACAGAGGCCGGTGGCGGCGCTGCGCCCGGTGCGGCTGGCGCCGGTCAGGCGGCCGCTGGCGAAGCCACAGACAGCGCCGCCAGCTCGCAGAAGCAAGAGCAGCCCGCATGGGCCAAGCGGATGCACCGCCGCCAGCAGATCACTCATGCCGCGACCACTGCCGCACACACGTTGCGCGGTGGCGATGGCGGCGGCTCCGGGCAAGGCCCGAGCCTGCGCGGCTCCGACGACTAA